The [Eubacterium] siraeum genome contains a region encoding:
- a CDS encoding DNA adenine methylase, protein MNYKTVKPFIKWAGGKSQLLNEIRAKYPETIDKYCEPFVGGGAVLLDVLANCHPKEVLINDINAELIVTYKQIRDNIDDVVALLAELQERFWEKDDAARKEMYMAKRERFNQLISANSTGVETAVLFIFLNKTCFNGLYRVNGKGAFNVPIGSYKKPPICDEENLRKISDLLKNVTVQFGDYSKCKSFIDSQTFVYIDPPYRPLNATSSFTSYTENGFGDKEQIELGKFVDEISAKGAKVVVSNSDPKNSDESDSFFDDLYSSYTIMRVSAKRMINSKASGRGSINELLICNC, encoded by the coding sequence ATGAACTATAAAACTGTGAAACCATTTATTAAATGGGCAGGCGGAAAGAGCCAGCTGCTTAATGAAATCCGGGCAAAATACCCCGAAACAATAGATAAATACTGCGAGCCCTTTGTCGGCGGCGGTGCGGTACTCCTTGATGTGCTTGCAAACTGCCACCCCAAGGAAGTGTTAATTAACGATATAAACGCTGAACTTATAGTCACTTATAAGCAAATCAGAGATAACATTGATGATGTTGTTGCTTTGCTTGCTGAGCTTCAAGAACGGTTTTGGGAAAAAGACGACGCTGCCCGCAAAGAAATGTATATGGCAAAACGGGAGCGGTTTAACCAACTAATATCCGCTAATTCAACGGGTGTTGAAACAGCTGTCCTCTTTATTTTCCTAAATAAGACTTGTTTTAACGGGCTTTATAGAGTTAATGGAAAAGGTGCTTTCAATGTTCCGATAGGTTCATATAAAAAGCCTCCTATCTGCGATGAAGAAAATCTTCGCAAGATAAGCGACTTGTTAAAAAATGTAACCGTACAATTTGGAGACTATTCCAAATGTAAGTCTTTCATTGATAGTCAAACTTTTGTATATATTGACCCGCCCTACCGCCCTTTGAATGCAACTTCATCATTTACTTCATACACGGAGAATGGCTTTGGCGACAAGGAACAGATAGAACTTGGAAAGTTTGTTGACGAGATTTCAGCAAAGGGAGCAAAGGTCGTTGTAAGCAACTCCGATCCAAAGAACAGCGATGAAAGCGACAGCTTTTTTGATGACCTGTATTCAAGCTATACGATTATGCGTGTTTCTGCAAAGCGTATGATTAACAGCAAGGCTTCGGGCAGAGGTAGTATCAATGAGCTTTTGATTTGTAATTGTTGA
- the rimI gene encoding ribosomal protein S18-alanine N-acetyltransferase: MTDKGKITALNHHNSSICSDIAVIEKKCFSVPWTERSIESQVFTEGSINAVIRDDKAENKPVGFICGQSVSDECELYRIAVLPEYRHQCIATQLMEYFINKCKNNGIKSIFLEVRCDNEPAKKLYEKHGFSEVGRRRNYYTEPICDALIYKAEL, from the coding sequence TTGACAGATAAAGGCAAAATCACGGCTTTAAATCATCATAATTCATCAATCTGTAGCGACATTGCAGTGATTGAAAAAAAGTGTTTTTCGGTGCCGTGGACAGAGCGAAGTATTGAGTCGCAGGTGTTCACTGAAGGTTCGATCAATGCCGTTATTCGTGATGATAAAGCCGAAAACAAGCCGGTAGGCTTTATCTGCGGTCAGAGCGTATCCGATGAATGTGAGCTGTATCGCATTGCAGTGCTTCCCGAATACAGACATCAGTGCATCGCCACACAATTAATGGAATATTTTATAAATAAATGCAAAAATAACGGCATAAAAAGCATTTTTCTTGAAGTCCGCTGTGATAACGAGCCCGCAAAAAAGCTGTATGAAAAGCACGGCTTTTCTGAGGTCGGCAGACGCAGAAACTATTATACAGAGCCAATCTGCGACGCTTTGATATATAAAGCGGAATTGTAA
- a CDS encoding polysaccharide deacetylase family protein — MENKYIALTFDDGPNTVTTPQVLEMLKKHNVTGSFFLVGDNINEESARTARECFEYGCEICNHSRTHSAMPQQTSEEIKAEIEYTNNKIKQITGGVAPKFFRPPYIALCDSMYDDIPLTFICGNGAEDWLDEISAEERSKRIIKQAQNGMIILLHDMEGNFRTVQALDTIIPELKRQGYTFVTVSDLFAKCNVTPRKRVIYSNVLTD; from the coding sequence ATGGAGAATAAGTACATAGCGCTTACATTTGACGACGGACCGAACACGGTCACAACCCCGCAGGTGCTTGAAATGCTGAAAAAGCATAACGTTACGGGCAGCTTTTTCCTTGTAGGCGATAACATAAACGAGGAAAGCGCAAGAACAGCCCGTGAATGCTTTGAATACGGCTGTGAGATATGCAACCACAGCAGGACGCACAGTGCGATGCCTCAGCAGACAAGCGAAGAAATAAAGGCAGAAATTGAATACACGAACAACAAGATAAAGCAGATAACAGGCGGTGTCGCCCCGAAATTTTTCCGTCCGCCGTATATTGCGCTTTGCGACAGTATGTATGACGATATACCGCTGACATTTATCTGCGGAAACGGTGCGGAGGACTGGCTTGACGAAATATCCGCAGAAGAACGCAGTAAGCGAATAATTAAGCAGGCGCAAAACGGTATGATAATACTTCTGCACGATATGGAGGGCAATTTCCGCACTGTACAGGCGCTCGATACGATAATACCGGAGCTTAAAAGGCAGGGATATACTTTTGTGACGGTAAGCGATCTTTTCGCAAAGTGCAATGTAACGCCCCGAAAAAGAGTGATATATTCAAATGTGCTGACGGACTGA
- the gpmI gene encoding 2,3-bisphosphoglycerate-independent phosphoglycerate mutase has protein sequence MAKPVLLVVMDGVGFSKTGLGDAVTLANTPTLDRLLRECPNTRLKAHGDAVGLPTDDDMGNSEVGHNALGCGQIYSQGAKLVNESIESGKMYQSEAWKELVDNCKANNSTLHFIGLLSDGNVHSNIKHLFKMLTEAKNEGIKKARVHILLDGRDVPATSAPIYIEQLESFLKELNADGAFDGKIASGGGRMKVTMDRYQADWPMVELGWKTHVKGEGRQFASAMEAVETYRKENDGIIDQDLPAFVIAENGEPVGKIVDKDSVILFNFRGDRAIELSMAFDDDDFTAFDRGAKPDVCFAGMLQYDGDLKLPARFLVNPPEITNTLTEVLVAAGLNEYAVSETQKYGHVTYFWNGNKSDKFSEELETYKEIPSDNVSFDQRPWMKSAEITDDLIEVIKSKKYDFIRCNYPNGDMVGHTGSLDSTIIGVEAVDLGLSRLIKVCDEYGVTLVVTADHGNADEMLEKNKKGEVQVRTAHSLNPVPFIIYDKEVKYTIKDDTKYAPGVPTKYGLANVAPTIVKMLGLTAPDCWQESMI, from the coding sequence ATGGCAAAACCCGTTTTACTCGTTGTTATGGACGGCGTAGGCTTTTCAAAGACAGGTCTTGGCGACGCAGTTACACTCGCCAACACTCCTACTCTTGACAGACTTTTAAGAGAATGCCCCAACACTCGTTTAAAGGCTCACGGTGACGCTGTAGGTCTGCCTACAGATGACGATATGGGCAACTCAGAGGTAGGTCACAACGCACTCGGCTGCGGTCAGATTTACTCACAGGGCGCAAAGCTTGTTAACGAATCTATCGAAAGCGGAAAGATGTATCAGTCTGAGGCTTGGAAAGAACTCGTTGACAACTGCAAGGCTAACAACAGCACCCTGCACTTCATCGGTCTTTTATCGGACGGTAACGTTCACTCAAATATCAAGCACCTGTTCAAGATGCTGACAGAAGCCAAGAACGAGGGCATCAAGAAGGCAAGAGTACACATTCTGCTCGACGGAAGAGATGTACCCGCTACTTCTGCTCCGATATATATTGAACAGCTTGAGAGCTTCCTCAAGGAACTTAATGCGGACGGCGCTTTTGACGGTAAGATAGCAAGCGGCGGCGGACGTATGAAGGTTACTATGGATCGTTATCAGGCTGACTGGCCTATGGTTGAACTTGGCTGGAAGACTCACGTCAAGGGCGAGGGCAGACAGTTTGCATCAGCTATGGAAGCTGTTGAAACCTACCGTAAGGAAAACGACGGCATCATCGACCAGGATCTCCCTGCATTCGTAATCGCTGAGAACGGCGAGCCTGTAGGCAAGATAGTTGACAAGGACAGCGTTATCCTCTTCAACTTCAGAGGCGACCGTGCTATCGAACTTTCAATGGCATTCGACGATGACGACTTCACTGCATTTGACAGAGGCGCAAAGCCCGACGTATGCTTCGCAGGTATGCTGCAGTATGACGGCGACTTAAAGCTTCCTGCACGCTTCCTTGTAAATCCTCCCGAGATTACAAACACTCTCACAGAGGTACTCGTTGCCGCAGGTCTTAACGAATATGCCGTATCCGAAACACAGAAGTACGGCCATGTAACTTACTTCTGGAACGGCAATAAGAGCGATAAGTTCAGCGAAGAGCTTGAAACATACAAGGAAATACCCTCCGACAACGTTTCATTCGATCAGCGTCCGTGGATGAAGTCCGCTGAGATAACAGACGATCTTATCGAAGTAATAAAGAGCAAGAAGTATGACTTTATCCGTTGCAACTACCCCAACGGCGATATGGTCGGACACACAGGCAGCCTCGACTCAACAATAATCGGTGTTGAAGCGGTTGACCTCGGCCTTTCAAGACTTATCAAGGTTTGCGATGAGTACGGTGTTACGCTCGTTGTAACCGCCGATCACGGCAACGCAGACGAGATGCTCGAAAAGAACAAGAAGGGTGAGGTTCAGGTAAGAACAGCCCACTCGCTCAACCCCGTTCCTTTCATCATCTATGATAAGGAAGTCAAGTACACTATCAAGGACGATACAAAGTACGCTCCCGGCGTTCCCACCAAGTACGGTCTGGCAAACGTTGCTCCCACCATCGTTAAGATGCTCGGTCTTACAGCGCCTGACTGCTGGCAGGAAAGCATGATCTAA
- a CDS encoding MATE family efflux transporter, with the protein MNKYVRNMTQGSELKHILMFTLPLLAGNLFQQFYNIVDSVIVGRYLGHEALAAVGATGSITFLFYTLCNGLSAGAGILIAQSFGAGRHDDVKRFIANSAYALGFVGLGLTIISVVFAHLLLQMLDTPQNILTNAADYMRTACAGTIAVAGYNWINSVLRALGDSKTPLYFLIVASILNVGLDLLFVMVFGMGVVGAALATVIAQGVSAVGSILFAVKKNEYFRLKREHLRLRREQFVRCMKTGTPIALQNALVSVSMISLQKTANSFGDIVVAAYTATMRVEQLIQQPFNSLGTALSTFAGQNVGAAKPDRVVKGYHRSMLISTAFGLLMLGVFAFTSRYIVGFFVTEEQVIDIGAKALLLSACFYVPLGFIHTTRGLLNGAGDVGFAFLNGLAEVVGRIGFAALLVNIPGVGMWAVWTTTCLTWVLTAVMCLIRYKGGKWRKKCLVDIESAETEVIHAEQ; encoded by the coding sequence ATGAACAAATATGTAAGAAATATGACGCAGGGAAGTGAGCTTAAGCACATACTTATGTTCACTCTGCCCTTGCTTGCGGGAAATCTGTTCCAGCAGTTTTATAATATAGTCGATTCGGTAATAGTCGGACGTTATCTCGGTCACGAGGCACTGGCGGCGGTCGGTGCGACAGGCTCGATAACGTTCCTGTTTTACACGCTGTGTAACGGCCTTTCGGCAGGTGCGGGAATACTGATAGCGCAGAGCTTCGGTGCGGGGCGGCACGACGATGTAAAGCGTTTTATCGCAAACTCGGCTTATGCGCTCGGCTTTGTCGGGCTGGGGCTGACGATTATTTCGGTAGTCTTTGCGCATCTTCTTTTGCAGATGCTCGACACTCCGCAGAACATACTCACAAACGCTGCGGACTATATGCGTACTGCCTGTGCAGGAACGATTGCGGTAGCAGGCTACAACTGGATAAATTCGGTGCTTCGTGCGCTCGGGGATTCGAAAACTCCGCTGTATTTTCTTATTGTCGCAAGTATACTGAATGTAGGACTTGACCTGCTTTTTGTAATGGTATTCGGTATGGGGGTAGTCGGTGCGGCGCTCGCTACAGTTATCGCACAGGGAGTTTCCGCTGTCGGAAGTATTTTGTTTGCGGTAAAGAAAAACGAATATTTCCGGCTGAAAAGAGAGCATCTCAGGCTTCGCAGGGAGCAGTTTGTACGTTGTATGAAAACTGGTACTCCCATAGCTTTGCAGAATGCGCTTGTTTCCGTGTCGATGATTTCACTTCAGAAGACCGCAAACTCATTCGGAGATATAGTAGTTGCCGCATACACTGCGACAATGCGTGTAGAACAGCTTATACAACAGCCCTTCAATTCGCTCGGCACGGCACTTTCGACCTTTGCAGGTCAGAATGTCGGAGCGGCAAAGCCCGACAGGGTGGTGAAAGGCTATCACCGTTCAATGCTTATATCGACCGCTTTCGGCTTGCTGATGCTCGGTGTGTTCGCTTTTACAAGCAGATATATAGTCGGCTTCTTCGTTACCGAAGAACAGGTTATAGATATAGGCGCAAAGGCGCTTTTGCTGTCTGCCTGCTTCTATGTTCCGCTGGGCTTCATCCACACGACAAGAGGACTTTTAAACGGTGCGGGCGATGTAGGATTTGCGTTTCTGAACGGACTTGCCGAGGTAGTAGGCAGAATAGGCTTTGCGGCATTACTTGTTAATATACCCGGAGTGGGAATGTGGGCGGTATGGACAACGACCTGTCTTACCTGGGTGCTGACAGCTGTAATGTGTCTTATCAGATATAAGGGCGGCAAATGGCGGAAAAAATGTCTTGTTGATATTGAGTCCGCAGAAACGGAGGTAATTCATGCTGAGCAATAA
- the tpiA gene encoding triose-phosphate isomerase, which yields MKKTVRKAVIAGNWKMNKTRPEAKALLEELKPMVADVKDVEVVACVPFTNLETALAVTAGTNIKIGAENCHFEKSGAFTGEISADMLAEMGVEYVVLGHSERRQYFAETDETVNKRTKAALEAGLKPIVCVGELLWERECNITEEVIARQIKLDFFGISADDLKKCIIAYEPVWAIGTGKTATADQAEEVCAFIRATLAKLYGADVAETITIQYGGSMNAKNAEELLSKTNVDGGLIGGASLKAADFTTIIKAAVSG from the coding sequence ATGAAAAAGACAGTAAGAAAAGCAGTTATCGCAGGTAACTGGAAGATGAATAAGACAAGACCCGAGGCTAAGGCTCTTTTAGAAGAATTAAAGCCTATGGTTGCTGATGTAAAGGACGTTGAGGTCGTAGCCTGCGTTCCCTTTACAAACCTTGAAACAGCTCTCGCTGTAACAGCAGGCACAAACATAAAGATCGGCGCTGAGAACTGCCACTTTGAAAAGAGCGGCGCTTTCACAGGCGAAATTTCAGCTGATATGCTCGCTGAAATGGGTGTTGAATATGTTGTACTCGGTCACTCCGAGCGCCGTCAGTACTTTGCTGAAACAGACGAAACAGTAAACAAGAGAACAAAGGCTGCTCTTGAAGCAGGCTTAAAGCCCATCGTATGCGTAGGCGAGCTTCTCTGGGAGCGTGAATGCAACATTACGGAAGAAGTTATCGCACGTCAGATTAAGCTTGATTTCTTCGGCATCTCCGCAGACGACCTCAAGAAGTGCATAATCGCTTACGAACCCGTATGGGCTATCGGTACAGGCAAGACAGCTACAGCAGATCAGGCTGAAGAGGTTTGCGCTTTCATCCGTGCTACACTCGCTAAGCTCTACGGCGCAGATGTTGCAGAAACAATCACAATCCAGTACGGCGGCTCTATGAACGCAAAGAACGCTGAAGAACTGCTTTCAAAGACAAACGTTGACGGCGGTCTTATCGGCGGTGCTTCACTCAAGGCTGCAGATTTCACAACTATCATCAAGGCTGCCGTAAGCGGCTAA
- a CDS encoding phosphoglycerate kinase gives MSKLNKKNVEDLQVKGRKVLVRVDFNVPMKDGKITNDNRIQAALPTINKLVENGAKIVLCSHLGKPKNGPEDKFSLKAAAERLAELVNTKVVFAKDDTVVGENAKKAVAEMKDGEIVVLENTRFRGAEETKNGEAFAKELADLVDDDVFVMDAFGSAHRAHASTAGVTKFVKETAVGYLMNKEIEFLGNAVENPVRPFVAILGGAKVADKLNVISNLLEKCDTLIIGGGMAYTFLKAKGYEVGTSLVDNEKIDYCKEMIEKAEKLGKKLLLPIDTTIAKEFPDPIDAEIEVSVVDADKIPADMMGLDIGPKTMALFADAAKSAKTVVWNGPMGVFENPVLKKGTVAVCEALAEADATTIIGGGDSATAAINLGYADKMSHISTGGGASLEYLEGKVLPGIACIQDK, from the coding sequence ATGAGCAAATTAAACAAGAAGAATGTAGAAGATTTACAGGTAAAGGGCAGAAAAGTCCTTGTTCGTGTAGACTTCAACGTACCTATGAAGGACGGCAAGATCACAAACGACAACAGAATCCAGGCCGCACTTCCTACAATCAATAAGTTAGTTGAGAACGGCGCAAAGATAGTTCTTTGTTCACATCTCGGCAAGCCGAAGAACGGTCCCGAGGACAAGTTCTCTCTTAAGGCTGCTGCAGAAAGACTTGCAGAGCTTGTTAATACAAAGGTAGTTTTCGCTAAGGACGATACAGTAGTAGGCGAGAACGCAAAGAAGGCAGTTGCAGAAATGAAGGACGGCGAGATAGTTGTTCTTGAAAACACACGTTTCCGTGGTGCTGAAGAAACAAAGAACGGTGAAGCATTCGCTAAGGAGCTTGCAGATCTCGTTGACGACGATGTATTCGTAATGGACGCTTTCGGTTCTGCACACAGAGCACACGCTTCTACAGCAGGCGTTACAAAGTTTGTTAAGGAAACAGCAGTAGGCTACCTTATGAACAAGGAAATCGAGTTCTTAGGCAACGCTGTTGAAAACCCCGTAAGACCTTTCGTTGCTATCCTCGGCGGTGCTAAGGTTGCAGACAAGCTGAACGTTATATCAAACCTCCTCGAAAAGTGCGACACACTTATCATCGGCGGCGGTATGGCTTACACATTCTTAAAGGCTAAGGGCTATGAAGTTGGTACATCACTCGTTGACAACGAGAAGATCGACTACTGCAAGGAAATGATTGAAAAGGCTGAAAAGCTCGGCAAGAAGCTCCTTCTTCCCATTGATACAACAATTGCAAAGGAATTCCCCGATCCTATCGACGCTGAGATTGAAGTAAGCGTTGTTGACGCTGACAAGATTCCTGCTGATATGATGGGTCTTGACATCGGTCCTAAGACAATGGCTCTGTTCGCTGATGCAGCTAAGTCAGCTAAGACAGTTGTATGGAACGGTCCTATGGGCGTATTTGAAAACCCCGTATTAAAGAAGGGTACAGTTGCTGTCTGCGAAGCTCTTGCAGAGGCAGACGCTACAACGATCATCGGCGGCGGCGACTCGGCTACAGCTGCTATCAACCTCGGTTATGCAGACAAGATGAGCCACATCTCAACAGGCGGCGGCGCTTCTCTTGAATACCTCGAAGGTAAGGTACTTCCCGGTATCGCTTGCATTCAGGACAAGTAA
- a CDS encoding glycoside hydrolase family 25 protein, whose protein sequence is MKLRKRIIAGFLSALFILCSVSLPVAAAADPYTWDGTSVLAADRTYYIKSNITLGKSLTVPAGTVMVLLRGTSVTVPYGITLDIKGRLVADNGASLIINGTLNTYGGSALDIDGTMSASGRSAVSLSGVTLLSNTAQTAFAGTLDANSDFTSYGEIGVTGTARFNAKSYIGGKLEIRNNAQVINTGTMTLGNDCSYTLKGMFTNSGSGSCTDNRRATDASAMSVETISLYTTDALTGIDVSWAQGDTIDWAKVKSSGIDFAMIRSSRGRISDDYPMTSDTYFHENMKGTMQNGIPAGVYHYCYAETVEEARDEAKFVLSLISGYEISYPVVFDIEDQWYVKNGYSKQTLTAMTEAFCEEIANAGYLPVVYSYASFFNSYLDMTALSKYPVWVAHVDTDKPAYSGTYFMWQYSWKGSISGIDGDVDMDHCYVDFDAYTRKFGLNGRK, encoded by the coding sequence ATGAAATTAAGAAAACGGATAATCGCCGGTTTTCTGTCGGCACTGTTCATATTATGTTCCGTGTCGCTTCCGGTTGCGGCGGCGGCTGACCCGTACACATGGGACGGCACCTCCGTGCTTGCGGCGGACAGAACCTATTACATAAAAAGCAATATAACACTCGGCAAAAGCCTTACTGTACCGGCAGGTACTGTGATGGTGCTGCTCAGAGGAACATCCGTTACCGTGCCATACGGTATTACCCTTGATATAAAGGGCAGACTTGTTGCGGATAACGGCGCATCGCTTATAATAAACGGCACGCTCAATACCTACGGCGGTTCTGCTCTGGATATTGACGGTACGATGTCTGCGAGCGGAAGATCTGCGGTTTCGCTGTCGGGTGTTACACTGCTTTCCAATACGGCACAGACGGCATTCGCAGGAACTCTTGATGCGAATTCGGACTTTACCTCCTACGGCGAGATAGGTGTGACAGGCACTGCACGCTTCAATGCAAAAAGCTATATCGGCGGAAAGCTGGAGATAAGAAACAATGCGCAGGTCATAAACACAGGCACTATGACGCTCGGAAACGATTGTTCATATACGCTGAAGGGTATGTTCACCAACAGCGGTAGCGGAAGCTGTACGGATAACCGCAGAGCGACAGACGCTTCCGCAATGTCTGTCGAAACTATATCGCTGTATACAACAGACGCACTGACGGGAATTGACGTTTCGTGGGCGCAGGGCGACACGATAGACTGGGCAAAGGTTAAAAGTTCGGGCATCGACTTTGCTATGATACGTTCAAGCCGTGGCAGGATAAGCGACGATTACCCTATGACAAGCGATACATATTTCCACGAAAACATGAAAGGCACTATGCAAAACGGCATTCCTGCCGGAGTGTATCACTACTGCTATGCCGAAACGGTAGAAGAAGCGAGAGATGAGGCTAAATTCGTACTCAGCCTTATTTCCGGCTATGAGATAAGCTACCCCGTAGTATTTGATATAGAGGATCAGTGGTATGTAAAGAACGGCTATTCAAAGCAGACTCTCACCGCAATGACGGAAGCGTTCTGCGAGGAGATAGCAAACGCAGGCTATCTGCCTGTCGTATATTCCTACGCTTCGTTTTTCAACAGCTACCTTGATATGACGGCGCTTTCAAAGTATCCCGTGTGGGTGGCTCACGTTGACACCGACAAGCCTGCATACAGCGGAACATATTTTATGTGGCAGTATTCGTGGAAGGGCAGTATCAGCGGAATCGACGGCGATGTTGATATGGATCACTGCTATGTTGACTTTGATGCGTATACAAGGAAGTTCGGGCTGAATGGGAGGAAGTAA
- the polA gene encoding DNA polymerase I has product MGFLIIDGNSILNRAFYGIRVLTNSRGVATNAVTGFMNTLLMLEKDVNPDMIAVAFDLKALTFRHKMYDGYKANRKGMPEDLAQQLPYMKKIITAMGITIIEKEGFEADDIIGTVSAACADKKIPCTVSTGDRDSFQLVNDYVTVRLAKTKGDIYYTPDVIMEEYGVTPKQMIEVKALMGDSSDNIPGVPGIGEKTALSLIKEFASVDGVYENIGSTLITKGVRTKLENGKESCYMSRQLAEICLTAPIDTELSHYVPKERDDAELARLLSELEMYKMLQKLKLHPTSAPTGSKEALEESAAKQIPAMPAGDIVLTQEGGVYAGTVGAPVKLSDVELKAYADSDSTKYTFDIKETLTVTGCERLKNNRFDTTLAAYLADPDSNDYSLSRLCAQYGVPEGNSIQEKSITVAALNDILNCKISETGSAAVLTDIEIPLATVLVAMEREGVSIDADGIKAFGKEVCEKAEKISREIYEYAGYEFNIGSPKQLGSVLFEKLALPSAKKTKTGYSTNADVLESLMDKHPIVPLITEYRALTKLQNTYVTGLLKVVGEDGRIHSTFKQTETRTGRISSAEPNIQNIPVRTPLGREMRRFFTAKDGCLLVDADYSQIELRVLAHISGDEIMKKAFLDGVDIHTVTASQVFNQPIEWVTPDLRSKAKAVNFGIVYGIGAFSLSKDIGVSVPKASEYIRSYLSKYSGIAHYMEQTVAKAKRDGYVETMFGRRRYIKELAAKNKNLQAFGERVAKNTPIQGTAADIIKIAMIKVYNRLKESGLDARLILQVHDELIVEAKEDCAEKVALLLKEEMENAVKLTVPMTVDVNIGKTWYDTH; this is encoded by the coding sequence GACATTCCGCCATAAGATGTATGACGGCTATAAGGCAAACCGCAAGGGTATGCCCGAAGACCTCGCTCAACAGCTCCCCTATATGAAAAAGATAATCACCGCAATGGGAATAACCATTATCGAAAAAGAGGGCTTTGAAGCCGATGATATAATCGGAACTGTTTCAGCCGCCTGTGCGGATAAGAAGATACCCTGTACAGTGTCAACGGGCGACCGTGACTCGTTCCAGCTTGTAAATGATTACGTTACCGTAAGACTTGCCAAGACAAAAGGCGACATTTACTATACGCCCGATGTTATTATGGAAGAGTACGGCGTGACTCCGAAACAGATGATAGAAGTAAAGGCGCTTATGGGCGATTCGAGCGACAACATTCCGGGTGTTCCCGGCATAGGTGAAAAGACCGCTCTTTCACTTATAAAGGAATTTGCAAGCGTGGACGGAGTTTATGAAAACATCGGCTCAACGCTTATCACAAAGGGTGTACGCACAAAGCTTGAAAACGGCAAGGAAAGCTGTTATATGAGCAGACAGCTTGCCGAAATATGTCTTACCGCACCTATTGATACCGAGCTTTCGCATTATGTTCCGAAAGAACGTGACGATGCCGAGCTTGCAAGATTGCTGTCGGAGCTTGAAATGTACAAGATGCTCCAGAAGCTGAAGCTGCACCCGACTTCCGCTCCGACAGGCTCAAAAGAGGCTTTGGAAGAATCCGCCGCAAAGCAGATACCCGCAATGCCTGCAGGCGATATAGTTCTGACGCAGGAGGGGGGCGTATACGCAGGCACAGTAGGCGCTCCTGTAAAATTGTCCGACGTGGAGCTTAAAGCCTATGCCGACAGCGACAGCACGAAGTACACCTTTGATATAAAGGAAACGCTGACTGTTACCGGCTGTGAAAGGCTTAAGAACAACCGTTTTGATACAACGCTTGCGGCTTACCTTGCCGACCCCGATTCAAACGATTACAGCCTGTCAAGGCTCTGCGCTCAGTACGGAGTTCCGGAGGGAAACAGCATACAGGAAAAGTCGATAACCGTTGCCGCCCTCAACGATATACTTAATTGCAAAATCAGTGAAACAGGCTCTGCGGCAGTCCTTACCGATATAGAGATACCTCTTGCCACTGTGCTTGTAGCTATGGAGCGTGAGGGTGTAAGCATTGACGCAGACGGTATAAAGGCTTTCGGTAAAGAGGTTTGCGAAAAGGCTGAAAAAATCAGCCGTGAGATCTATGAATACGCAGGTTATGAATTCAATATAGGCTCGCCAAAACAGCTCGGAAGCGTGCTTTTTGAAAAACTTGCATTGCCCAGTGCCAAAAAGACAAAAACAGGCTATTCCACAAACGCCGATGTGCTTGAAAGCCTTATGGACAAGCACCCTATAGTTCCGCTGATAACCGAATACCGTGCGCTTACAAAGCTGCAGAACACTTATGTTACAGGACTTCTGAAGGTAGTAGGCGAGGACGGCAGGATTCATTCGACCTTCAAGCAGACGGAAACAAGGACAGGAAGAATTTCAAGCGCCGAGCCGAACATTCAGAATATCCCCGTAAGAACCCCGCTTGGCAGGGAGATGAGAAGATTCTTCACCGCAAAGGACGGCTGCCTGCTTGTCGATGCCGACTATTCACAGATCGAACTGCGTGTGCTGGCTCATATTTCTGGCGACGAGATAATGAAGAAAGCGTTCCTTGACGGAGTGGATATTCATACCGTTACTGCATCTCAGGTGTTCAATCAGCCGATAGAGTGGGTAACGCCCGACCTCAGAAGCAAGGCGAAAGCGGTCAACTTCGGCATCGTCTACGGAATAGGCGCATTCTCGCTGTCAAAGGACATCGGTGTTTCAGTGCCGAAAGCAAGCGAATATATCCGCTCCTATCTTTCCAAATATTCCGGCATAGCTCACTATATGGAGCAGACCGTTGCAAAGGCTAAGCGTGACGGCTATGTTGAAACTATGTTCGGCAGAAGAAGATATATCAAAGAGCTTGCCGCAAAGAATAAGAATCTGCAGGCTTTCGGTGAGCGTGTCGCAAAGAACACCCCCATACAGGGTACAGCCGCCGATATAATTAAAATTGCGATGATAAAAGTTTACAACAGACTGAAAGAAAGCGGTCTTGATGCAAGGCTGATACTTCAGGTTCACGATGAACTTATCGTAGAGGCAAAAGAAGATTGCGCAGAAAAGGTAGCCTTACTTTTAAAGGAAGAAATGGAGAATGCCGTAAAGCTCACCGTTCCTATGACGGTAGATGTAAATATTGGCAAAACGTGGTATGATACTCATTGA